In Nitrosarchaeum sp., a genomic segment contains:
- a CDS encoding 3'(2'),5'-bisphosphate nucleotidase CysQ — translation MKNIPILDKMPELDVAIEAVNEAGNSILEIYKNKYETFTKSDDSPITEADLKSNEIIKTILSKTNHKILSEEDKDDQKRLSEEIIWIVDPLDGTSDFIDKTGEFTVMIALIKNKKPIIGVIGWPTEKTIFAAQKGCGAFKFSEGKWKEISVTKISDLSKCKAVGSRHHLSEKEKMFIKKLGIKDFTSIGSSLKVGKISSGEAEAYITMTDKMKEWDSAASYCLISEAGGKMTDMAGNDITYNNKIVNHKNGILVTNGIIHDQIVEEFKKLN, via the coding sequence TTGAAAAATATTCCAATTTTAGATAAAATGCCAGAACTAGATGTAGCTATTGAAGCTGTAAATGAGGCTGGAAATTCAATTTTAGAGATATACAAAAACAAGTACGAAACATTCACAAAAAGTGATGACTCGCCTATTACTGAAGCTGATTTAAAAAGTAATGAGATCATTAAGACTATTTTATCAAAAACTAATCATAAAATTTTATCAGAAGAAGATAAAGATGATCAAAAACGATTATCAGAAGAAATTATTTGGATAGTTGATCCTCTTGATGGTACTTCTGATTTCATAGATAAAACTGGAGAATTTACAGTCATGATTGCATTAATTAAAAATAAAAAACCAATTATTGGTGTTATAGGATGGCCAACAGAAAAAACAATTTTTGCAGCACAAAAAGGATGTGGTGCTTTTAAATTTTCAGAAGGCAAATGGAAGGAGATATCAGTTACAAAAATATCAGATCTCTCAAAATGCAAGGCAGTTGGTTCAAGACATCATCTTTCAGAAAAAGAAAAAATGTTTATTAAAAAATTAGGAATTAAAGACTTCACTAGTATTGGAAGCTCATTAAAAGTAGGAAAGATTAGTTCTGGAGAAGCTGAAGCATACATAACTATGACAGATAAAATGAAAGAATGGGATTCAGCTGCATCTTATTGTTTAATTTCTGAAGCAGGTGGAAAAATGACTGACATGGCAGGAAATGATATCACATACAATAACAAAATTGTAAATCATAAAAATGGAATTTTAGTAACTAATGGTATAATTCATGATCAAATAGTTGAAGAATTTAAAAAACTAAATTAG
- a CDS encoding ammonium transporter: MPIDTGDTAWMLVAGSLVLLMIPALGLFESGLLRKKNAVSVFMQIFFGLALLSVMWFVFGFSLSFGPDESGGFIGNMDWVFLKGVPWDEALDYAPTIPGVLFVKFQLMFAAITPLLLTGTIAERMKFSSFIIFIASWSILIYYPLVHWVWGGGWLAELGVVDFAGGIVIHTSVGMGALAAAIVLGRRRFFGPAIEIPHSIPLAVVGSSLLWLGWFGFNAGSALASGSLAGNTVIVTHMASSVSALIWVGLSWMRTGKPSVVAAVNGAIAGLAGITPASGFVSVEHSFVIGIAIGIASYSGIIIFKEKLKIDDALDVSSVHGVAGIIGSLSIGLFASKLVNPAGPNGLLFGNPDQLGIQAIGVGVAAVLGFCGTWIIMKILDFLIGVRVSPEVEDAGLDISEHAERAYADEEEFKLDMDTYVDDLEDKKEFFFNKKKSK, from the coding sequence ATGCCAATAGATACAGGTGATACCGCATGGATGCTTGTAGCTGGAAGTTTAGTTCTTTTAATGATACCTGCCCTTGGACTTTTTGAGTCGGGATTATTGAGAAAGAAAAATGCCGTATCTGTTTTTATGCAAATCTTTTTTGGATTAGCTTTACTTAGTGTAATGTGGTTTGTTTTTGGATTTAGTTTATCATTTGGCCCTGATGAATCAGGTGGATTTATTGGAAATATGGATTGGGTGTTTCTAAAGGGAGTTCCATGGGATGAAGCGCTTGATTATGCACCAACTATTCCAGGTGTATTGTTTGTAAAATTTCAATTGATGTTTGCTGCAATTACACCATTGCTGCTAACTGGTACTATTGCAGAAAGAATGAAATTTAGTTCATTTATCATATTCATAGCTTCTTGGTCTATTCTAATCTACTATCCACTTGTTCATTGGGTATGGGGAGGTGGTTGGTTAGCAGAACTTGGTGTTGTTGATTTTGCAGGTGGAATAGTTATTCATACAAGTGTTGGAATGGGTGCACTAGCTGCAGCCATAGTACTTGGTCGTAGAAGATTTTTTGGTCCAGCAATTGAAATTCCTCACAGTATTCCTTTAGCAGTAGTAGGTTCATCACTCCTTTGGTTAGGTTGGTTTGGATTCAATGCAGGTAGTGCATTAGCTTCTGGTTCTTTAGCAGGCAATACAGTCATTGTAACTCACATGGCATCTTCAGTATCTGCACTTATTTGGGTTGGATTATCATGGATGAGAACCGGTAAACCTTCTGTCGTTGCAGCAGTTAATGGTGCTATTGCAGGTCTTGCAGGAATCACGCCAGCATCAGGATTTGTTAGTGTAGAACATTCTTTCGTTATTGGTATAGCAATTGGTATAGCATCCTATTCTGGAATTATAATCTTCAAAGAAAAACTAAAGATAGATGATGCACTAGATGTTAGCTCAGTTCACGGTGTTGCCGGAATTATTGGTTCTCTTTCAATTGGACTCTTTGCTAGTAAATTAGTTAATCCAGCTGGACCAAATGGATTACTATTTGGCAATCCTGATCAATTAGGAATTCAAGCAATAGGAGTTGGTGTAGCAGCAGTTCTTGGTTTTTGTGGAACATGGATAATTATGAAAATTTTAGATTTCTTAATTGGAGTTAGAGTATCGCCCGAAGTTGAAGATGCGGGATTAGATATTAGTGAACATGCAGAACGAGCATATGCTGATGAGGAAGAATTCAAGTTAGATATGGATACATATGTAGATGATTTAGAAGACAAAAAAGAATTTTTCTTTAATAAAAAAAAATCTAAATAA
- a CDS encoding P-II family nitrogen regulator: protein MKKIEAIIKRSTYPIIISELSSMGYSIIDKRNLEDSKIFDKQSGAKAGSTNVKAIPLSKIELVVLEKDARQVINLISKKSGFSENQGGKIFISEMEEVVDMNTLSAQHDLESDKVFFSSKPKTKRSRLVPLHKFTLIKLEKIYEDNKEKLQSDYRIKSFSSFVNYCIMGYLPTIEKQLKHSTIVYENNFHDF from the coding sequence ATGAAAAAAATTGAAGCAATAATCAAGCGTTCAACATACCCTATAATTATCAGTGAATTAAGTAGTATGGGATATTCAATTATTGATAAACGAAATCTAGAAGATAGTAAAATTTTTGATAAACAATCAGGTGCAAAAGCTGGTTCAACTAATGTTAAAGCAATTCCACTTTCCAAAATCGAATTGGTTGTTTTAGAAAAAGATGCAAGACAAGTTATTAATTTAATTTCTAAGAAATCTGGTTTTTCTGAAAATCAAGGAGGCAAAATCTTCATTTCAGAAATGGAAGAAGTTGTAGATATGAATACACTTAGTGCACAACATGATCTTGAATCTGATAAAGTCTTTTTCTCTTCCAAACCAAAAACTAAGAGAAGCAGACTAGTTCCACTCCATAAGTTTACATTAATAAAACTTGAAAAAATATATGAAGATAATAAAGAAAAATTACAGTCAGATTACAGAATTAAATCATTTAGTAGTTTTGTTAATTATTGTATTATGGGATATCTTCCAACTATTGAAAAACAACTAAAACATTCTACAATTGTTTATGAAAACAATTTTCATGATTTTTAG
- a CDS encoding ACT domain-containing protein — protein sequence MSIPELVREIITRNRSIYDCMKMDLINYTALAVKIQPEIERILGSTVNLNTIVVAIKRYADSFEIKENIRDESVLKNARLSLTDGIMDIKFSMKDFAEMDTMSILDKFSKITNNYEFFRMSDSFRFLTEDIESIRQIFENVPNNESMFSTGLAKIRISIPNNQNQSDVVSYVAEILHDNGIELVNAFFSQDSIIIILNEKDASRAYEILHSDIVKIS from the coding sequence ATGTCTATACCTGAATTAGTTAGGGAGATTATTACTAGAAATCGTTCAATTTATGATTGCATGAAAATGGATTTGATTAACTATACAGCATTAGCTGTAAAGATTCAACCTGAAATTGAAAGAATTTTGGGCAGTACTGTAAATCTCAATACTATTGTTGTTGCCATAAAACGATATGCTGATTCATTTGAAATTAAAGAAAATATCAGGGATGAGAGTGTTTTGAAGAATGCAAGGCTTTCTTTAACAGATGGAATAATGGATATTAAATTTTCTATGAAAGATTTTGCTGAAATGGATACAATGTCAATCTTGGATAAATTCTCAAAAATTACTAATAATTATGAATTTTTTAGGATGTCTGATTCATTTAGATTCCTTACAGAGGACATAGAAAGCATAAGGCAAATTTTTGAAAACGTACCAAATAATGAAAGTATGTTTAGTACGGGTCTTGCAAAGATTAGAATTTCAATTCCAAATAATCAAAATCAATCAGATGTAGTATCTTATGTTGCAGAGATTTTACATGATAACGGAATAGAACTTGTAAATGCATTTTTCAGTCAAGATAGCATAATAATAATCCTAAATGAAAAAGATGCCTCAAGGGCATATGAGATACTTCACTCAGACATAGTCAAAATTTCATAA
- the hsp20 gene encoding archaeal heat shock protein Hsp20 → MTMFDDEFDRIFKRMSGSFFDIDDIFEEFKKNDSNTGPIYYGYTMTVGPNGKPVLKEYGNVKPRLLPTSDNREPIVDVIVDEKEKQVKLVAEMPGVEKTDVKILVQDKFVDISAEHGEKKYHTKVPINYKVDENSAKASYKNGILELVFKLIEDTKPKGKKVEVE, encoded by the coding sequence ATGACAATGTTTGATGATGAATTTGATAGAATCTTCAAGAGAATGTCTGGCTCATTTTTTGATATAGATGACATATTTGAAGAATTCAAGAAAAATGATTCCAATACTGGTCCAATTTATTATGGTTATACAATGACCGTTGGTCCTAATGGAAAACCAGTTCTAAAAGAATATGGAAACGTAAAACCAAGATTACTCCCTACATCTGATAATAGAGAACCAATTGTAGATGTAATTGTAGATGAAAAAGAAAAGCAAGTGAAACTTGTAGCAGAAATGCCTGGAGTTGAAAAGACAGACGTTAAAATTCTTGTCCAAGACAAATTTGTAGATATTTCTGCAGAACATGGTGAAAAGAAATACCATACAAAAGTTCCAATCAACTATAAAGTTGATGAAAACTCTGCCAAAGCTTCCTACAAAAATGGAATTCTAGAACTCGTCTTCAAATTAATTGAAGATACAAAACCAAAAGGCAAAAAAGTGGAGGTTGAATAA
- a CDS encoding DUF1059 domain-containing protein — protein sequence MTLKLRCQDYGFECEFVLDGEKNITLLEKLRQHFEEEHGIEYTTEAIIQMIVNRGHSLESIRRE from the coding sequence ATGACGCTAAAACTAAGATGTCAAGATTATGGATTTGAATGTGAGTTTGTTTTGGATGGAGAGAAAAACATCACACTCCTTGAAAAACTACGACAACATTTTGAAGAGGAACATGGTATTGAGTATACTACTGAAGCAATCATTCAAATGATTGTTAATCGTGGTCACTCTTTAGAATCTATACGAAGAGAATAG
- a CDS encoding P-II family nitrogen regulator codes for MLRIEALLGNNDVMAISEALRKIEIGGLTVGKVRGRGKNPPAEIHASKGSAIFQPQFSEKYVIVVIIPESKEEEVINIIKTKGSVGKIFVSPILRAIDIGTGKEGEETI; via the coding sequence ATGCTAAGAATTGAAGCACTATTAGGAAATAATGACGTAATGGCAATAAGTGAGGCTTTAAGAAAAATTGAGATTGGTGGTTTGACAGTAGGTAAAGTCAGGGGAAGAGGAAAAAACCCCCCAGCAGAAATTCATGCATCTAAAGGAAGTGCCATATTTCAACCTCAATTCAGTGAAAAATATGTCATAGTAGTAATCATTCCAGAAAGTAAAGAAGAGGAAGTTATCAATATTATTAAAACAAAAGGAAGTGTTGGAAAGATCTTTGTTTCACCAATATTACGTGCTATAGATATTGGAACAGGAAAGGAAGGAGAAGAAACAATTTAA
- a CDS encoding NAD(P)/FAD-dependent oxidoreductase has protein sequence MAKNKKKVVILGGGFAGVECARQLESFFKNNSEVELVMVSEDNFLLFTPMLPQVASGIIETRHIVMPIRAICKKTKFYEGRIKNVDPFGKLVTLWGTGEKRGVSIYYDYLVVALGSETNFFGMADVEKNAYTMKTLNDAVVLRNRVVDMLEQADNETDTILRDSLLTFVIVGGGFAGIETAGELLDLLLDARKHYPTIHKDDIRVIVLEALPMILPGFNEKLADFAKEKMIQRGIDIRLRTAVTSFDGTEVSIKSLDENPKDSVNESKISGIRTKTLIWTAGVTPVNTIKRSMFKTDKGKIIVNDFLEVSEFPGVFAIGDCALFMDPQTNRPFAPTAQIAEAQAKIAAHNLNALIKNSEKEKFVYHSKGQMAIIGKRTGIATFLGMNISGFLAWLIWRNVYLSKIPSPDKKVRIFLDWIIDLFYDRDISRLKLLKRETEKEYKVLDEVDDVW, from the coding sequence TTGGCTAAAAATAAGAAGAAAGTAGTAATTTTGGGAGGGGGATTTGCTGGAGTAGAATGTGCTAGACAGTTAGAGTCTTTTTTCAAAAACAATTCCGAAGTTGAATTAGTAATGGTGAGTGAGGATAATTTCTTATTATTTACTCCAATGTTGCCTCAGGTAGCATCAGGCATTATTGAAACAAGACATATTGTAATGCCTATTAGAGCAATTTGTAAAAAAACTAAATTTTATGAAGGCAGAATAAAAAATGTAGATCCATTTGGAAAACTTGTAACATTATGGGGCACGGGTGAAAAACGTGGTGTTTCAATTTATTATGATTATCTAGTAGTTGCATTAGGTAGTGAAACCAATTTTTTTGGAATGGCAGATGTTGAGAAAAATGCCTATACAATGAAGACGCTTAATGATGCAGTTGTTTTAAGAAACAGAGTAGTAGATATGCTTGAACAAGCTGATAATGAAACTGATACTATTCTTCGTGATAGTCTTTTAACATTTGTGATTGTAGGAGGAGGATTTGCTGGAATTGAAACTGCTGGAGAATTATTAGATTTATTATTAGATGCACGAAAGCATTACCCTACAATTCACAAAGACGATATTCGTGTTATAGTTTTAGAAGCTCTTCCAATGATTCTTCCCGGCTTTAATGAAAAATTAGCAGATTTTGCAAAAGAAAAAATGATTCAAAGGGGAATCGATATTCGACTTCGTACAGCAGTAACAAGTTTTGATGGAACAGAGGTCTCTATAAAATCATTAGATGAAAACCCAAAAGACTCGGTAAATGAATCAAAGATTAGTGGAATTAGAACTAAAACATTGATTTGGACTGCAGGTGTTACACCTGTCAATACAATAAAAAGATCAATGTTCAAAACAGATAAGGGGAAAATTATTGTAAATGATTTTCTTGAAGTTTCAGAATTTCCAGGAGTTTTTGCAATTGGAGATTGTGCATTATTTATGGATCCACAAACAAATAGACCATTTGCTCCTACTGCACAGATTGCCGAAGCACAAGCTAAGATTGCCGCTCATAATCTAAATGCATTAATCAAAAATTCAGAGAAAGAAAAATTTGTTTATCATTCAAAAGGACAAATGGCAATAATTGGAAAAAGAACTGGTATTGCAACGTTTCTAGGCATGAATATTTCGGGATTTTTAGCTTGGCTTATTTGGAGAAATGTCTATCTATCAAAAATTCCATCGCCTGATAAAAAAGTTAGAATTTTTTTAGATTGGATAATAGACTTATTTTATGATAGGGATATTTCAAGATTAAAACTTTTGAAACGTGAAACAGAAAAAGAATACAAGGTTCTTGATGAAGTAGATGATGTTTGGTAA
- a CDS encoding SDR family NAD(P)-dependent oxidoreductase, whose protein sequence is MKLTGKVAIITGGSRGIGFATAKIFVENGANVVITAKDSKRLEKATSQLANTIGITADIRNENDVKKVVEQTIKKFGKLDILINNAGIFPKIKQLHEIDESEWNEVLDVNLTGQFRFTKEAIPHLRKTAGSVINISSDAGLKAYQGFNADAYSASKAGIIILTKCWALEYAKDKIRVNCICPGVVDTDMTKPFLKTQKDREFMDNEHPIGRIGKPEEVAKAILYFASDDATWTTGAILAVDGGESIK, encoded by the coding sequence TTGAAATTAACTGGAAAAGTTGCTATCATAACTGGCGGGAGTAGAGGTATTGGTTTTGCTACTGCAAAAATTTTTGTAGAAAATGGTGCAAATGTAGTAATAACAGCAAAAGATTCAAAACGATTAGAAAAAGCTACTAGTCAACTTGCAAATACAATAGGAATAACAGCAGACATTAGAAATGAAAATGATGTCAAAAAAGTAGTAGAACAAACGATTAAAAAATTCGGTAAGTTAGATATTTTGATAAATAATGCAGGAATATTCCCAAAAATAAAACAGTTACATGAAATTGATGAATCAGAGTGGAATGAAGTATTAGATGTGAATCTCACAGGACAATTTAGATTTACAAAAGAAGCTATTCCTCATCTACGGAAAACAGCAGGATCAGTAATTAATATTTCATCAGATGCAGGATTAAAAGCCTATCAAGGATTTAATGCTGATGCATATTCTGCATCAAAAGCTGGAATAATTATTCTTACAAAATGTTGGGCATTGGAATATGCAAAAGACAAAATTCGAGTTAATTGTATTTGTCCTGGTGTTGTAGATACTGATATGACAAAACCATTTTTAAAAACTCAAAAAGACAGAGAGTTTATGGATAACGAACACCCTATAGGTAGAATAGGTAAACCAGAAGAAGTAGCTAAAGCAATTTTATATTTTGCATCTGATGATGCTACATGGACTACAGGCGCAATTCTTGCAGTTGACGGTGGAGAATCGATTAAATAA
- a CDS encoding transcription initiation factor TFIIIB, whose product MLEDYSNNYDVKCKLDTCKTYPIITDSERGEMFCGGCGIVLVQNISDTSNEGNGYGQEDFLKLSRTGPATSLTMYDRGLSSVIGTNKDSAGNALSNKTKYEFKRLRTWDQRSKSRSTATLSKAFTLLNGMKTKLGIPDNVVENAAYIYRKISSAKLTRGRTMASLVSASLYAACRENNIPRTLDDIAAAGNIERRILSRDLRTIIKKLGLNLNQYDTSSFISKISNNMNLKEKTKRDAFDILKHCEMKEITAGKHPVAQAAASLYISCIINNEKISQKKFAEASGVSDVTIRNRVVLIKKTLKIVE is encoded by the coding sequence GTGTTAGAAGATTATTCAAATAATTATGATGTCAAGTGTAAACTAGACACTTGCAAAACCTATCCCATAATTACTGATTCAGAAAGAGGTGAAATGTTTTGTGGGGGATGCGGTATTGTCCTAGTGCAAAACATATCTGATACTTCAAATGAAGGAAATGGATATGGTCAAGAAGATTTTTTAAAGTTATCAAGAACTGGTCCTGCAACATCATTAACCATGTATGATAGAGGATTATCAAGTGTAATTGGAACTAACAAAGATTCTGCAGGTAATGCGTTATCAAATAAAACAAAATATGAATTTAAAAGACTTCGTACATGGGATCAAAGAAGTAAGTCTAGATCAACTGCTACATTAAGCAAAGCTTTTACTTTATTAAATGGTATGAAGACAAAATTAGGAATTCCAGACAATGTAGTTGAAAATGCAGCTTATATTTATCGAAAAATTTCAAGTGCTAAACTAACTAGGGGTAGAACTATGGCTTCATTAGTTTCTGCATCTTTGTATGCAGCATGTAGAGAAAATAACATACCTAGAACATTAGACGATATTGCAGCGGCAGGAAATATTGAAAGAAGAATTTTATCTAGAGATTTAAGAACAATTATCAAAAAACTAGGATTAAATCTAAATCAATATGATACATCATCATTTATTTCTAAAATTTCAAATAATATGAATTTGAAAGAAAAAACAAAACGTGATGCATTTGATATTTTAAAACATTGTGAAATGAAGGAAATTACTGCAGGAAAACATCCTGTAGCGCAAGCAGCTGCATCTTTGTATATTTCATGTATAATTAATAATGAGAAAATCAGTCAAAAGAAATTTGCAGAGGCATCTGGAGTAAGTGACGTCACCATAAGAAATAGAGTGGTCTTAATTAAAAAAACATTAAAAATAGTAGAATGA
- the cysC gene encoding adenylyl-sulfate kinase encodes MKPFVLWMTGLPCSGKTTIVKELQKDIPNLAMLDGDELREWFSPKDFSKAGRDEHNKKVAHLAKLLLKHGVPSAVSLVSPYKENRDNAREIINSGDQFAECYIKCSVEKCEQRDVKGMYAKARKGEIKGFTGIDDPYDAPQNPDLLIDTEHEQLTDSTNKIKDFLKKRNLI; translated from the coding sequence ATGAAGCCGTTTGTATTATGGATGACTGGTTTACCATGTTCTGGAAAGACTACAATTGTAAAAGAACTCCAAAAAGACATCCCAAATCTAGCTATGCTTGATGGAGATGAACTAAGAGAGTGGTTTTCACCTAAAGATTTTTCCAAAGCAGGTAGAGATGAGCATAACAAAAAAGTTGCACATTTAGCAAAATTGTTGTTAAAACATGGGGTTCCGTCTGCAGTATCTTTGGTTTCTCCATACAAAGAAAATAGAGATAATGCGCGAGAGATCATTAATTCAGGTGATCAATTTGCTGAGTGTTACATTAAATGTTCAGTTGAAAAATGTGAACAAAGAGATGTCAAAGGAATGTATGCTAAAGCCAGAAAAGGTGAGATTAAAGGATTTACAGGAATTGATGATCCCTATGATGCTCCACAAAATCCGGATTTACTAATAGATACAGAACATGAACAATTGACTGATAGTACTAACAAAATAAAGGATTTTCTTAAAAAAAGAAATCTAATTTAG
- a CDS encoding CrcB family protein has protein sequence MKGLEFVFLAVGSVLGAFLRYKITESPLLFNTLPLNVLIVNVIGAFVLGMFIIISEQWNLDGRYSLLAAVGFCGSLTTMSSFALDSSNLFDNHHYGTLAINLVANVGLSIGALVGGRSLMSTIVNG, from the coding sequence ATGAAAGGTTTAGAATTTGTGTTTTTAGCAGTCGGGTCTGTGCTTGGAGCTTTTTTAAGATATAAAATAACAGAATCGCCATTACTGTTTAATACATTACCTCTTAATGTTTTGATTGTTAATGTTATTGGAGCATTTGTCTTAGGCATGTTTATCATTATATCAGAACAGTGGAATCTTGATGGGAGATATTCTCTCTTAGCTGCAGTGGGTTTCTGTGGCTCACTTACTACAATGTCTTCTTTTGCGTTAGATTCTAGTAATCTGTTTGACAATCATCATTATGGCACTTTAGCTATTAATCTTGTTGCAAATGTTGGTTTGTCTATTGGTGCATTAGTTGGTGGAAGATCATTAATGTCTACTATAGTAAACGGTTAA
- a CDS encoding CDC48 family AAA ATPase, whose translation MDEIILKIVEIPQQHIGRGRAIIDPKIIEETKWKPGQILELTYNKKTHVKLWPGSTEEYGTGVIKIDGMTRQNIGAGIGDKISIKSVEAAEAEQITLSPTEKLAIDEEQLHDVMITNFQNHVFTVHDSIQLPTQMGGKIQFIVTSTKPSKPVIVTERTIFKLGSMTKAVDTNVPRITYDELGGLKNEVRKIREMVELPMRHPELFEKIGVEAPKGVLLYGPPGTGKTLLAKAVAGETNAHFISLSGPEIMGKYYGESEEKIREIFSQAEENAPSIIFIDEIDSIAPKRDEVSGEVEKRIVSQLLTLMDGMKSRGKVVVIAATNRPDSIDPALRRPGRFDREIEIGIPDTEGRFDILSIHTRGMPIDEKVDLKQISKITHGFVGADLEVLSKEAAMRSLRRLLPDIDLDEEKISSEILQKIKITSEDFRDALKEVRPSALREVQVQIPDVSWDDVGGLDKLKEELLEAVEWPMKYKEAFDYVNVESPKGILLHGPPGTGKTLIAKALAKMTESNFISIKGPELLSKWVGESEKGVREIFRKARQAAPCIIFLDEVDALVPRRGSGDSSSHVTENVVSQILTEIDGLEELHNVLIIGATNRLDIVDEALLRPGRFDRIIEVPTPDSKGRQHIFEIHTKKKPLASDVSIAKLVELTDGFSGAEIAAVANRAAITALKRYVSGKSKNIKEIKISQEDLLDSINKVKPRRDVPIPQSIK comes from the coding sequence ATGGATGAAATTATTTTAAAAATTGTTGAAATTCCACAACAACATATCGGTAGAGGAAGAGCTATAATTGATCCTAAAATAATTGAAGAAACTAAATGGAAACCAGGACAAATCTTAGAATTAACATATAATAAAAAAACACATGTAAAACTTTGGCCTGGTTCAACCGAAGAATATGGTACTGGTGTTATCAAAATTGATGGAATGACTAGACAAAATATTGGAGCTGGAATTGGTGATAAAATTTCTATAAAATCAGTAGAAGCTGCTGAGGCCGAACAAATTACTTTATCCCCAACTGAAAAATTAGCTATTGATGAAGAACAACTACATGATGTTATGATTACAAATTTTCAAAATCATGTATTTACAGTTCATGATTCAATTCAACTTCCAACTCAAATGGGAGGAAAAATTCAATTTATTGTAACTAGTACAAAACCATCAAAACCAGTAATTGTAACAGAACGTACAATATTCAAACTTGGTTCTATGACAAAAGCAGTAGATACTAATGTTCCAAGAATAACTTATGATGAATTAGGTGGTTTAAAAAACGAAGTTAGAAAAATTCGTGAAATGGTAGAACTACCAATGAGACATCCTGAACTATTTGAAAAAATAGGTGTGGAAGCACCAAAAGGTGTGTTGCTATACGGTCCACCTGGAACCGGAAAGACTTTACTTGCAAAAGCAGTAGCTGGAGAAACAAACGCTCATTTCATCTCACTTAGTGGTCCTGAGATTATGGGAAAATATTATGGAGAAAGTGAAGAAAAAATTAGAGAAATTTTCTCACAAGCTGAGGAAAATGCACCTAGTATTATTTTCATAGATGAAATTGATTCAATTGCCCCAAAAAGAGATGAAGTATCTGGCGAAGTAGAGAAAAGAATAGTGTCACAACTATTAACATTAATGGATGGAATGAAATCTAGAGGGAAAGTAGTAGTTATTGCTGCAACTAATAGACCCGATTCAATAGATCCAGCACTTAGAAGACCAGGTAGATTTGATAGGGAGATAGAAATTGGAATTCCAGATACTGAAGGTAGATTTGACATTCTTTCAATTCACACACGTGGAATGCCAATCGATGAAAAAGTAGACCTTAAACAAATTTCAAAAATTACACATGGATTTGTAGGAGCTGATTTAGAAGTATTATCAAAAGAAGCTGCAATGAGATCTCTTCGAAGACTTCTTCCTGATATTGATCTTGATGAGGAAAAAATTTCATCTGAAATTCTTCAAAAAATAAAAATCACAAGTGAAGATTTCAGAGATGCATTAAAAGAAGTTAGGCCAAGTGCACTTAGAGAAGTACAAGTCCAAATTCCCGATGTAAGTTGGGATGATGTTGGTGGTTTAGATAAACTCAAAGAAGAACTTTTAGAAGCAGTTGAATGGCCTATGAAATACAAAGAAGCATTTGATTATGTTAATGTGGAAAGTCCAAAAGGAATTCTACTTCATGGTCCACCAGGAACAGGTAAAACTTTGATTGCAAAGGCACTTGCTAAAATGACAGAATCAAACTTTATCAGCATTAAAGGTCCTGAACTTCTTTCAAAATGGGTTGGCGAATCTGAAAAAGGAGTTAGAGAAATTTTCAGGAAAGCACGACAAGCAGCTCCATGTATTATTTTCTTAGATGAAGTTGATGCCCTTGTACCACGCAGAGGAAGTGGAGATTCAAGTTCACATGTTACAGAAAATGTAGTCTCACAAATTTTAACTGAAATTGATGGACTTGAAGAATTACATAATGTACTGATTATTGGTGCAACAAACCGATTAGATATCGTAGATGAAGCACTTCTAAGACCTGGAAGATTTGATAGAATCATAGAAGTTCCAACTCCTGACTCAAAAGGAAGACAACACATCTTTGAGATTCACACCAAAAAGAAACCACTTGCTAGTGATGTAAGTATTGCAAAACTAGTAGAATTAACAGATGGCTTTAGTGGTGCAGAAATTGCAGCTGTTGCAAATAGAGCAGCAATTACTGCTTTAAAGAGGTATGTGAGTGGAAAATCAAAGAACATAAAAGAAATCAAAATATCACAAGAAGATCTACTTGATTCAATCAATAAGGTAAAGCCTAGAAGAGATGTACCTATTCCACAATCCATAAAATAG